The Rhizobium viscosum genomic sequence GGTATTCCGGCGGACCTGCTCCTCGACCATCTGCATGGGAAGCTGCAGGTTCTTGCCGAGCGGCGTTTCACCGAAGGCACGGTTCACCTGCTCGCGGATCTGCGACTGCTGTTCCGTGAAAGCGCGCATGGAATGTTCCAGGAAGCTCGGAACGACCATCTGCATCTGGTCGCCATAGTAGGTAATCAGCTGGCGCAGGAAGGAGATCGGAAGCAGCGTGTTGCCGGTCTTCGATTCCTGCTCGAAAATAATCTGGGTCAGTACCGAATGCGTGATGTCGTCACCGCTTTTGGCGTCCTGAACAACAAAATCCTCCC encodes the following:
- the phaR gene encoding polyhydroxyalkanoate synthesis repressor PhaR; protein product: MAKTEGQIVIKKYANRRLYNTGTSTYVTLEDLAEMVKKGEDFVVQDAKSGDDITHSVLTQIIFEQESKTGNTLLPISFLRQLITYYGDQMQMVVPSFLEHSMRAFTEQQSQIREQVNRAFGETPLGKNLQLPMQMVEEQVRRNTEMFQQAMQMFSPFMTPPPKESRKAEAKDIDELKEQLRALQNKLDNL